GAGGTACGAGGAGGTGATCAGCGCCGCCGCCAGCCCCGTGACGCACATCGCGATGTCGGCGACAATGACGGTGAACAGGCTCCCTCGGTCGACATCGGCGAGCAACCCGAGCGCGAGGAGGATCATCGGCGTCGACAGCGCCCACGTGAGGTACCGTCCCCACTGGCTGAGCACCTCCTGTCCGCCGAGCGGGTGGCCCGCGGGCATCTCGATCAGGCCGACGGTCAGCCCTGAGACCAGCGCCGTGTAACTCGACAACGAGATCAGCGGGATCATGAGCGTCGCCGCCCAGATGAGCTTCGCCCGCGGCGTCGACACGCCCCGCGCCAGATACACGAACAGCAGTGTCGACAACCCCGCGAGCGCGATGTTCACCCACAGTGACGAACTGAGGAGCGCGTCGTTCTGGATCTGGGAGAAGACATCCGATTGACTCACCTGGAGGAGGGTCGCTCCGGGTGCCGTACTGAGTCCGAGTTGCATCGGATCGTCCTACGGGCCGAATTGTTATGAAACTAACAAGACTCCGTGTCGTCGTGGTGCCAGCAGACGGTCGAAAACGGGGCTACCGCATCGAGACGACCGTGAGGAACACCAGCGCGACGAACTGGAGCGCGCGCATCGCCAGCACCGTCGACTGCGCGAGCGTCGATCCGGCGTACAGCATCCCCATGTCGAAGAAGAAGAACAGCGCGACGAGGTTCTCGACGAGCAACACGAGCGCGAAGCCGATCAACCCGAGCGTCAGCGGGGTGCGGAAGGTGAGGTAGTTGCGCCCCCAGACGGCCAGCAAGGCCACGAGGAGGACGACGTTCAGCGCCGAGAGGGCGCTCGCGACGGTCAACAGGTCGGTCATCTGGGCCATTGTGT
The DNA window shown above is from Halobaculum marinum and carries:
- a CDS encoding bacteriorhodopsin, with product MQLGLSTAPGATLLQVSQSDVFSQIQNDALLSSSLWVNIALAGLSTLLFVYLARGVSTPRAKLIWAATLMIPLISLSSYTALVSGLTVGLIEMPAGHPLGGQEVLSQWGRYLTWALSTPMILLALGLLADVDRGSLFTVIVADIAMCVTGLAAALITSSYLLRWVFYLISCAFFAVVLYALLTEWADAATAAGAGEIFDTLRALTVVLWLGYPIVWALGVEGLALVQSVGVTSWAYSGLDVVAKYVFAYLLLRWVADNEGTVAAAGESTGGASPAAD